In one window of Nodosilinea sp. PGN35 DNA:
- a CDS encoding 4Fe-4S single cluster domain-containing protein: protein MPNDLPANQLNLMGYVNRSEVNGPGKRAVVWVQGCLRECPGCFNPASWPFEPNQVVSVDEVVEQILADPENEGVTFSGGEPFWQAPALATVAYRVKAAGLNTMSFSGFTLGELQGPDAPPGAQQLLDQLDILVDGPFVESLATHDPTSPVSSRNQRVRVFNPALRDRIHWASDQIEVHIFKDGSRLVTGYHGQLGLGDGDVGN from the coding sequence ATGCCCAACGATCTCCCTGCCAACCAACTCAACCTCATGGGCTACGTCAACCGCTCAGAGGTCAACGGCCCCGGCAAGCGGGCGGTGGTCTGGGTGCAGGGCTGCCTGCGGGAATGTCCCGGCTGTTTTAACCCGGCCTCCTGGCCCTTTGAGCCCAACCAGGTCGTCTCGGTGGATGAGGTGGTGGAGCAGATTTTGGCCGATCCTGAAAACGAAGGGGTGACCTTTTCGGGAGGCGAGCCCTTCTGGCAGGCCCCGGCCCTGGCGACGGTGGCCTATCGGGTGAAGGCGGCGGGGCTAAACACCATGTCGTTTTCGGGATTTACCCTAGGGGAATTACAAGGGCCTGATGCACCGCCTGGGGCTCAACAGTTGCTCGACCAGCTCGACATTTTAGTCGATGGCCCCTTTGTGGAATCGCTGGCGACCCACGACCCGACTTCGCCAGTATCGTCGCGCAACCAGCGGGTGCGGGTGTTTAACCCAGCCCTGCGCGATCGCATCCACTGGGCCAGCGACCAGATCGAGGTACACATTTTCAAAGACGGCAGCCGCCTGGTCACCGGCTACCACGGGCAGCTGGGGCTGGGCGATGGCGACGTGGGTAACTGA
- a CDS encoding nitronate monooxygenase family protein — protein sequence MNTLSPLPIGSYTAPYPIVQGGMGIRVSGAGLAAAVANAGGIGVISAVGLGMNSPYFDIEEKNPKTRQTQFFRANRLALIDELRQARALSPRGILGVNIMVAARDYESLVQTAIENGVNLIFAGAGLPLNLPELTAHRPEVALVPIISSLRAAQVICKKWQRQYNRLPDAFVVENPQSAGGHLGAKAEELGDPAIAAETVIPALVQYLKETFEQPIPVIAAGGVCDRPSLLHALSLGASGVQIGTRFIPTEECDADLRYKEFHLHADPADIVLVPSPVGLPGRALRNAFVDRVNAGEPSGPKDQCFANCLQVCKFRDRRETYCILRALDRACRGDVENGLVFAGNSVGMSTRIQPVAEVIAELVAV from the coding sequence ATGAACACCCTTTCCCCCCTTCCCATTGGCTCCTACACCGCCCCTTACCCCATCGTCCAGGGCGGCATGGGCATCCGCGTTTCCGGCGCTGGCCTGGCGGCGGCGGTGGCCAACGCGGGCGGCATCGGCGTCATCTCTGCCGTCGGCCTGGGGATGAATTCTCCCTACTTCGATATTGAGGAGAAAAACCCGAAAACCCGCCAGACGCAGTTCTTTCGGGCCAATCGCCTGGCGTTGATCGATGAGCTGCGCCAGGCCCGTGCCCTCAGCCCCAGGGGCATTCTCGGCGTCAACATCATGGTGGCAGCGCGGGATTATGAATCCCTGGTGCAGACCGCTATCGAGAACGGCGTGAACCTGATTTTTGCCGGGGCGGGGCTACCCCTCAACCTACCAGAATTGACCGCCCACCGGCCCGAGGTGGCCCTGGTGCCGATTATCTCCAGCCTGCGCGCCGCCCAGGTGATCTGCAAAAAGTGGCAGCGGCAGTATAACCGCCTGCCCGACGCCTTTGTGGTCGAAAATCCCCAGTCGGCGGGGGGCCACCTGGGGGCCAAGGCCGAGGAACTGGGCGATCCGGCGATCGCCGCCGAGACCGTCATCCCTGCGCTGGTGCAGTACTTGAAGGAAACCTTTGAGCAGCCGATTCCGGTGATCGCGGCGGGGGGCGTGTGCGATCGCCCCTCTCTGCTCCATGCCCTCTCCCTGGGGGCCAGCGGCGTCCAGATCGGCACCCGCTTTATCCCTACCGAGGAGTGCGACGCCGACCTGCGCTACAAAGAATTTCACCTCCACGCCGACCCCGCCGATATTGTGCTGGTGCCCAGCCCGGTGGGTCTGCCCGGTCGCGCCCTGCGCAACGCCTTTGTCGATCGCGTCAATGCCGGTGAACCCTCTGGCCCCAAGGATCAGTGCTTTGCCAACTGCTTACAGGTGTGCAAATTCCGCGATCGCCGCGAGACCTACTGCATTCTGCGCGCCCTCGATCGCGCCTGCCGGGGCGACGTGGAGAATGGATTGGTGTTTGCGGGCAATAGCGTTGGGATGAGTACCCGCATCCAGCCAGTGGCCGAGGTAATCGCGGAGCTGGTCGCTGTATAG
- a CDS encoding bifunctional acetate--CoA ligase family protein/GNAT family N-acetyltransferase — translation MLTYPDPVTDVWKTGSHPLDPIFAPRSVAVVGATERPGSVGRTVLWNLISHPFGGTVYPINPKRRNVLGVQAFDRIASLPEAPDLAVIAIPAPGVPAVVQECVDVGVKGAIILSAGFKEIGAEGIELERRINAIAEGHLRLIGPNCLGVQNPLTGLNATFASQMARRGNVGFISQSGALCTSILDWSLRENVGFSAFISLGSMLDVGWGDLIDYLGDDPHTHSIVIYMESIGDARAFLSAAREVALSKPIIVIKAGRTEAAAQAAASHTGSLTGSDAVLDAAFRRCGVLRVDHIEDLFDAAEVLAKQPRPRGPRLSIITNAGGPGVLATDALIRAGGDLAEVSAASLEALNAALPTHWSHGNPIDILGDAEPARFAEALNTTLADPDSDGCMVVLSPQAMTDPTETARAVVEAWRSSSSPRPLLACWMGGAEVDEGEDILNQAGIPTYRYPDQAARLFGLLWQHSYALKGLYETPTLSLNHGIDRAAVSQILHNAQGAGQTLLTEADSKALLAAYGIPVVPTQIAATVEEAIAAADTIGYPVVLKLYSRTLTHKTDVGGVQLNLDSDHAVRRAYDRILTSVTEKAGAEHFQGVTVQPMIRTDGYELILGSSQDPQFGPVLLFGTGGQLVEVFKDSAIALPPLTSTLARRLMEQTRIYHALQGVRGRAAVDLDALEQILVRFSQLVAEQPDIAAIDINPLLASPNGLLALDARVILRDPATPSPRLAIRPYPAQYIWPGQGGTTIRPIRPEDEPLIIAFHDLVSDHSIYLRYFHTIKHSVRIAHDRLTRICFNDYDREIALVAEASDPNPKIIGVCRLTQKHGLPEAEFAMLVADPYQGQGFGTELLSRLIEVARTEGLTRLTGEILAENDGMQHLCRRVGFQLKPTAEPGILSATLDLALEP, via the coding sequence ATGCTGACCTACCCCGACCCGGTGACGGACGTTTGGAAAACCGGGAGCCATCCCCTCGATCCGATCTTTGCGCCTCGCTCCGTGGCGGTGGTGGGGGCCACGGAGCGCCCCGGCAGCGTGGGTCGCACGGTGCTGTGGAACCTGATCAGCCATCCCTTTGGCGGCACGGTCTACCCAATCAACCCCAAACGGCGCAACGTGCTGGGGGTGCAGGCGTTCGATCGCATCGCCTCCCTGCCCGAAGCTCCCGACCTCGCTGTCATCGCCATCCCGGCCCCTGGCGTGCCCGCCGTAGTGCAGGAGTGCGTGGATGTGGGGGTGAAGGGGGCAATCATTCTCTCGGCGGGCTTCAAGGAGATTGGGGCCGAGGGGATTGAGCTGGAGCGGCGGATCAATGCGATCGCCGAAGGCCACCTGCGGCTGATCGGCCCCAACTGCCTGGGGGTGCAGAACCCCCTCACCGGGCTCAACGCCACCTTTGCCAGCCAAATGGCGCGGCGGGGCAACGTGGGCTTTATCAGCCAGAGCGGGGCGCTGTGCACCTCGATTTTGGACTGGAGCCTGCGGGAAAACGTGGGCTTTAGCGCCTTTATCTCCCTCGGCTCGATGCTCGACGTGGGCTGGGGCGACCTGATCGACTACCTGGGCGACGACCCCCACACCCACAGCATTGTCATCTATATGGAGTCCATCGGCGATGCCCGGGCGTTTTTGTCGGCGGCGCGGGAGGTGGCTCTGAGCAAGCCGATCATTGTGATCAAGGCGGGGCGTACCGAGGCGGCGGCCCAGGCGGCGGCCTCCCACACCGGGTCGCTCACCGGCAGCGATGCGGTGCTCGATGCGGCCTTTCGCCGCTGCGGCGTGCTGCGGGTGGACCACATCGAAGACCTGTTCGACGCCGCCGAGGTGCTGGCTAAGCAGCCTCGCCCCCGGGGGCCGCGCCTCAGCATCATCACCAATGCGGGAGGGCCGGGGGTGCTGGCTACCGATGCGCTAATTCGCGCCGGGGGGGATCTGGCAGAGGTTTCCGCCGCCAGCCTGGAGGCCCTCAACGCCGCCCTGCCCACCCACTGGAGCCACGGCAACCCCATTGATATTCTGGGCGATGCCGAACCAGCCCGCTTTGCCGAGGCGCTGAACACTACGCTGGCCGACCCCGACAGCGATGGCTGTATGGTGGTGCTGTCTCCCCAGGCGATGACCGACCCCACCGAGACCGCCCGGGCGGTGGTCGAAGCCTGGCGCAGCAGCAGTTCACCGCGGCCCCTGCTGGCCTGCTGGATGGGCGGGGCTGAGGTGGATGAGGGCGAGGACATTCTCAACCAGGCGGGGATACCCACCTACCGCTACCCCGACCAGGCGGCGCGGCTGTTTGGCCTGCTGTGGCAGCACAGCTATGCCCTCAAGGGACTGTATGAAACCCCCACCCTATCCCTCAACCACGGCATCGATCGCGCCGCCGTGAGCCAGATTTTGCACAATGCCCAGGGGGCGGGGCAAACCCTGCTCACCGAAGCCGACTCCAAGGCGCTGCTGGCGGCCTACGGCATCCCGGTGGTGCCGACCCAGATTGCGGCCACGGTAGAGGAGGCGATCGCCGCCGCCGATACTATCGGCTACCCGGTGGTGCTGAAGCTCTACTCTCGCACCCTCACCCACAAGACCGACGTGGGCGGCGTGCAGCTCAACCTCGACAGCGACCACGCGGTGCGCCGCGCCTACGATCGCATTCTCACCAGCGTCACCGAAAAGGCCGGGGCCGAGCACTTCCAGGGCGTCACCGTGCAGCCGATGATTCGCACCGATGGCTACGAGCTGATTTTGGGCAGCAGCCAGGATCCGCAGTTTGGCCCGGTGCTGCTGTTTGGCACCGGGGGGCAGCTAGTGGAAGTGTTCAAAGACAGCGCGATCGCCCTGCCGCCCCTGACCAGCACCCTGGCCCGCCGCCTGATGGAGCAGACCCGGATTTACCACGCCCTTCAGGGGGTGCGGGGCCGGGCGGCGGTGGATCTCGACGCCCTGGAGCAAATTCTGGTGCGCTTTAGCCAGCTGGTGGCGGAGCAGCCCGATATCGCCGCCATCGACATCAACCCGCTGCTGGCCTCCCCCAATGGCCTGCTGGCCTTAGATGCGCGGGTGATTCTGCGCGACCCCGCCACCCCGTCGCCCCGCCTCGCCATCCGCCCCTACCCCGCCCAATATATTTGGCCAGGCCAGGGCGGCACTACTATCCGCCCCATCCGCCCCGAGGACGAGCCGCTGATCATCGCCTTCCACGATCTGGTGTCTGACCACAGCATTTACCTGCGCTACTTCCACACCATCAAGCACAGCGTCCGCATTGCCCACGATCGCCTCACTCGCATCTGCTTCAACGACTACGATCGCGAGATCGCCCTGGTGGCCGAGGCGAGTGACCCAAACCCCAAAATTATCGGCGTCTGTCGGCTTACCCAAAAGCACGGTCTGCCCGAGGCCGAATTTGCCATGCTGGTGGCTGACCCCTACCAGGGCCAGGGCTTTGGCACCGAGCTGCTGAGCCGCCTGATCGAGGTGGCCCGCACCGAAGGGCTGACCCGCCTGACAGGGGAAATTTTGGCTGAGAACGACGGCATGCAGCACCTGTGCAGGCGGGTTGGGTTTCAGCTCAAGCCCACGGCGGAACCCGGCATTTTATCCGCCACGCTAGACCTGGCTCTGGAACCGTAA
- a CDS encoding DUF3122 domain-containing protein, producing the protein MIRKVFSWLLVFGAVILGIWLGFGLFNPPSAAAAIRQLEEAPGQVVYQARQTLTDQQGHSWQAIAFKRIRPNGSTSVALRLVGFPGVAAIDRSQPLTLTDSLGQTLTAADDSGQIFTDEANPEPHVGQYDLQPLLPELRAEIPLRLTLPTAEGEFVHLPISPALIQEWHAVASKP; encoded by the coding sequence ATGATTCGCAAAGTTTTTTCCTGGCTACTGGTGTTCGGGGCTGTCATCCTGGGCATCTGGCTCGGGTTTGGCCTCTTCAACCCGCCCAGCGCCGCCGCCGCCATCCGCCAGCTAGAAGAAGCCCCCGGGCAGGTGGTCTACCAGGCACGGCAAACGCTGACGGATCAGCAGGGGCATAGCTGGCAGGCGATCGCCTTCAAACGCATCCGCCCCAACGGCAGCACCAGCGTTGCCCTGCGCCTGGTGGGCTTCCCCGGCGTGGCTGCCATCGACCGCAGCCAACCCCTCACCCTGACCGACTCCCTGGGCCAAACCCTGACGGCGGCGGACGACTCCGGCCAGATTTTCACCGACGAGGCCAACCCTGAACCCCACGTGGGGCAGTACGACTTGCAGCCCCTGCTGCCAGAACTGCGGGCCGAAATTCCCCTACGGCTGACGCTGCCCACCGCTGAGGGAGAGTTCGTACACCTACCGATTTCCCCTGCTTTAATTCAGGAATGGCACGCTGTTGCTAGCAAGCCGTAA
- a CDS encoding NUDIX domain-containing protein, with protein MSPDARPWQVQDRFLELHSRWMTLLGEHWQDAQGQRLEYWRIEKADSVIVLPLQANAQGQPQLLLPPASFRPGVGQVTLDLPGGRCPAGQRPEQAAIAILHRELGLDAAAIARLTPLNPEGWAVNSSFSNQKLYGFVAHLEGGTPPPPASTAIAYPATATGVRQLLNQLTCLQCRAVLLEWRACL; from the coding sequence ATGTCCCCTGACGCGCGCCCGTGGCAGGTACAAGACCGCTTTCTCGAACTCCACTCTCGCTGGATGACCCTACTTGGTGAACACTGGCAGGATGCCCAGGGCCAACGCCTGGAGTACTGGCGCATTGAGAAAGCCGATTCGGTGATCGTTCTTCCCCTGCAAGCAAATGCCCAGGGGCAGCCCCAGCTTTTGCTGCCCCCCGCCAGCTTTCGGCCTGGGGTGGGGCAGGTGACGCTCGATTTGCCGGGGGGGCGGTGTCCGGCGGGGCAAAGGCCAGAGCAGGCCGCGATCGCCATTTTGCACCGAGAGCTAGGACTAGACGCTGCTGCGATCGCCCGGCTCACGCCCCTCAACCCCGAGGGGTGGGCGGTCAACAGCTCTTTCTCAAACCAAAAGCTCTACGGTTTTGTCGCCCACCTGGAGGGGGGCACCCCACCGCCGCCAGCATCTACGGCGATCGCCTATCCGGCGACGGCAACGGGTGTCCGCCAATTGCTGAACCAGCTAACCTGCTTGCAGTGTCGCGCGGTTCTTCTAGAATGGCGCGCCTGCCTATAA
- a CDS encoding arsenic resistance protein, which translates to MWKLLEHIQKNLVWAIPASMILGIAIGSVMNPAPLKALIIPLTFLMVYPMMINLQIQQVFSGRDYKLQLVTQLINFAVVPFFAFGMGQFFFGDRPLIALGLLLASLLPTSGMTISWTGFAKGNLNAAVKMTVIGLILGSIATPFYAKWLMGAAIEIPLADIFRQIVVIVFLPMLLGVATRLLLIRTVGADTYNKSLKQKFPAFSTLGVLGVVFVAMALKAEAIVGNPMILASFLVPLAILYAGNFVLSTLVGRLLFNRGDAIALVYGTVMRNLSIALAIAITAFGGEQGSEIALIIAMAYIIQVQAAAWYVRLTDRIFGPVEPALAQIN; encoded by the coding sequence ATGTGGAAACTGTTAGAGCACATTCAAAAAAACTTGGTCTGGGCCATCCCAGCCTCAATGATTTTGGGCATTGCCATCGGCTCGGTGATGAACCCGGCACCGCTGAAGGCATTGATCATTCCGCTCACCTTTCTCATGGTCTATCCCATGATGATCAACCTGCAAATTCAGCAGGTGTTTTCTGGCCGAGACTACAAACTTCAGCTCGTCACCCAGCTGATCAATTTTGCCGTGGTGCCCTTCTTTGCCTTTGGCATGGGGCAGTTTTTCTTTGGCGATCGCCCCTTAATCGCCCTGGGTCTGCTGCTGGCCTCCCTGCTGCCCACCAGCGGCATGACCATTTCCTGGACGGGCTTTGCCAAGGGCAACCTGAACGCCGCCGTGAAGATGACCGTAATCGGCTTGATCCTCGGTTCTATTGCCACCCCGTTTTATGCCAAATGGCTGATGGGTGCGGCCATTGAAATCCCCCTGGCCGACATTTTTCGGCAGATCGTTGTGATTGTGTTTTTGCCTATGCTGCTGGGGGTGGCCACTCGTCTGCTGCTGATTCGCACGGTGGGGGCCGACACATATAACAAGTCCCTGAAGCAAAAGTTCCCCGCCTTTTCCACCCTGGGGGTGCTGGGGGTGGTGTTTGTGGCCATGGCGCTGAAGGCAGAGGCCATTGTCGGCAATCCGATGATTTTGGCGTCGTTTCTGGTGCCCCTGGCCATTTTGTACGCGGGTAACTTTGTGCTCAGTACTCTGGTGGGCAGGCTGCTGTTTAATCGGGGAGATGCGATCGCCCTGGTCTACGGCACCGTCATGCGCAATCTCTCCATTGCGCTGGCGATCGCCATCACCGCCTTTGGCGGCGAACAGGGGTCAGAAATCGCCCTGATCATCGCTATGGCCTACATCATTCAGGTGCAGGCCGCCGCCTGGTATGTGAGGTTGACCGATAGAATTTTTGGCCCGGTAGAGCCAGCGCTGGCCCAAATTAATTAG
- a CDS encoding NAD(P)/FAD-dependent oxidoreductase, with translation MAHVVVIGAGLGGLPTAYDLRQLLPAQHRVTLISEQPKFTFIPGLVRVALDIDPLDHFQLDLAPLARRHGVELIAAKVTGLNPQARRLTLDSGQTLDYDYVAIATGPSFAFDAIPGFGPHGGYTHSICSPAHAQAARTAWLDFLKNPGPLVVGAAPGAGCFGPAYEFVLMAEQILRQQGLRDRASLTLITPEPYAGHLGVSQVSNAQKLTEALLRKRGVEVIPNGAIAAVSPGSITLDDGRTLPQRYAMILPAFRGAAFIQNTPGLGNAKGFIPVLPTYQHPDFPSVYALGVAVNLAQPEQFRVPIGLPKSGQMTEAMGMAVSHNIAVQLGAIQKPLQTPTLEAICFAEFGDTGILYVAAPVLPDPATGKRRYSYAIQGRWVVWGKTLFEQYFMAKMRLGRAVPWYERLGLRAIFGVDLVRPIADAPQQSPASA, from the coding sequence ATGGCCCACGTTGTTGTTATCGGTGCCGGACTGGGCGGGCTGCCCACCGCCTACGACCTGCGCCAGCTGCTGCCCGCTCAGCACCGGGTGACCCTGATCTCTGAGCAGCCCAAGTTCACCTTTATTCCCGGTCTGGTGCGGGTGGCGCTGGATATCGACCCCCTCGACCACTTTCAGCTCGATCTGGCTCCATTGGCCCGGCGGCACGGGGTGGAGCTGATCGCCGCCAAAGTTACTGGGCTGAATCCCCAGGCGAGACGCCTCACCCTGGACAGTGGCCAAACCCTGGACTACGACTATGTGGCGATCGCCACCGGCCCCAGCTTCGCCTTCGACGCCATTCCTGGCTTCGGCCCCCACGGCGGCTACACCCACTCCATCTGCTCCCCCGCCCATGCCCAGGCTGCCAGAACCGCCTGGCTCGACTTTCTAAAGAACCCCGGCCCGCTGGTGGTGGGGGCGGCCCCGGGGGCGGGCTGCTTTGGGCCCGCCTACGAGTTTGTGCTGATGGCGGAGCAGATTTTGCGCCAGCAGGGACTGCGCGATCGCGCCAGCCTCACCCTAATCACCCCCGAACCCTACGCCGGGCACCTGGGGGTCAGCCAGGTTAGCAATGCCCAGAAACTGACCGAAGCCCTGCTGCGCAAACGGGGGGTAGAGGTGATCCCCAATGGGGCGATCGCCGCCGTTTCCCCCGGCAGCATCACCCTCGACGATGGCCGCACCCTGCCCCAGCGCTACGCCATGATTCTCCCCGCCTTTCGGGGGGCAGCGTTCATTCAAAACACCCCCGGCCTGGGCAATGCCAAGGGGTTCATTCCAGTGCTGCCCACCTACCAGCACCCCGACTTTCCCTCGGTCTACGCCCTGGGCGTTGCGGTCAACCTCGCCCAGCCCGAACAGTTTCGCGTACCCATTGGCCTGCCCAAAAGCGGGCAAATGACCGAGGCCATGGGCATGGCCGTTTCCCACAACATTGCTGTGCAGCTGGGGGCCATCCAAAAGCCGCTGCAAACCCCCACCCTGGAGGCGATCTGCTTTGCCGAGTTTGGCGACACCGGCATTCTCTACGTGGCGGCCCCGGTGCTGCCCGACCCCGCCACCGGCAAACGCCGCTACTCCTACGCCATTCAAGGCAGGTGGGTGGTCTGGGGCAAGACCCTGTTTGAGCAGTACTTCATGGCCAAAATGCGCCTGGGGAGGGCGGTGCCCTGGTACGAACGGCTGGGGCTGCGGGCGATCTTTGGCGTCGATCTGGTCAGGCCGATCGCAGATGCGCCCCAACAGTCCCCGGCCAGCGCTTAA
- a CDS encoding DUF302 domain-containing protein, with protein MTYHFSKVVDATFEAAIAQVTASLQEDGFGILTEIDAQAAFKKKLNADFRPYKILGACHPQIAHAMLHLDDKAGVLFPCNVVVQEQADGRVEVSAIDPLTMFLPVDNPKARDLAIAASEKMQRVIDRLPAAAASYEYAI; from the coding sequence ATGACCTACCACTTCAGCAAAGTTGTTGACGCCACCTTCGAGGCGGCGATCGCCCAGGTGACCGCCTCCCTCCAAGAGGACGGCTTTGGCATCTTGACCGAAATTGACGCCCAGGCCGCCTTTAAGAAAAAGCTCAATGCCGACTTTCGCCCCTACAAAATCCTGGGAGCCTGCCACCCGCAGATCGCCCACGCCATGCTGCACCTTGACGACAAAGCCGGGGTGCTATTTCCCTGCAATGTGGTGGTGCAAGAGCAGGCTGATGGCCGGGTCGAAGTCTCTGCCATCGACCCGCTGACCATGTTTTTGCCGGTAGATAACCCCAAAGCCAGGGACCTTGCGATCGCCGCCAGCGAGAAAATGCAGCGGGTGATCGATCGCCTCCCTGCCGCCGCCGCATCCTACGAGTACGCCATCTAA